AGACCTCGACATGCAGACGCCTCGCGGGGTCCACACGAGCTCGAGCAGCCTGGCCCCACCTCCGTGCCGGCTGGCATTGGTCACCAACTCGGACACCGCCAGCAGGACGTCGTCCATAAGGTCGACGTCTTCCTGCTCGGGCTCGTGCCCAGGCGCGGAGCCCAGCCCCCAAGTAGTCATAGCCGCACGCGTGAACGCGCGGCTGGCGGCCGCCGGTCGATTCGAGGCCGCTCAGTTCCAGACGCCGCACACTCGCGCGCTCCGGGCGGCGCGGCTGGAGACGATCGCCTACGTGCATCGTCGCTCCTCTCTTCGCCGAACGGCACGGCCCGTCCGCCCGGGCCCAAGGCCCGGGCGGGAGTCAGCCGCTCATGGCTGCTGCTTGCTACTTGCACTCCTTCGCGCATGCCTACACGATGCAAGGCCGTTGGGCCCTGGCTGCGCTGAGCCGTCAGGCTCGTCGCGGGGGCGGACGGCTCGCGCGCCAGGCGAAGGCCAGGTCCGCCTCGCCCAGCGCCTCGCTGCAGGCGAACCGGCTGCCGCGAGGAAGTCCTCCAGGCTGACGGCGCCGCCGGTGTCGTCGTCCCATTCGACTAGAACTCCCGATAGGCCGCCGTGCCAGGAGGCTGGGGTGTCGTCCGAATCGTCAGGGGCCAGATGCCACTCGACGCAAGCCTGGCCATGCCGATATCCCAAAATACGGACTGGCCGCCTACCCGTCCAGATCTCCACCCGGGACGGGCAAACAGAACATGTGTACATGAACCGCATCAGCATTCGGTGCCCCTCAACACCCATCTGATGATGTCGCACGCCCACAGAACCCGGGCAATCGACATCCCGCCACCCTCACAGCCACCTCAAGACGCCGCCCTACGAGCGCGATCAGTGATCGGCCGGACAGTCACTCGGTTCCTGACCCATCCGCCACGCCGTCGGCTCCGAATCACTCTCAGAAGTTCGATTTCATGCGCCCCGGACCCTGACGCTCGGCTTCTTCTTCCCGTCCCTGATTCCGGCAGGCGGCGCTCGCTGCCCACGACCCCGGTCCCGGTTCCACCGGACGTGGAAGGTCGTGATCACTGGGCCCGGCTTCCGAGAGGTTCTCGGAATCCGAGTACCACCAAGCAGTTGAAGGAGAGAGCGCGATGAAGCACATGAAGACGACGGCCAGGGTCCTGGCCCTGGCCGCCCCGGTGGGGCTGCTCGCGTTGCCGCTGACGGCTTTCAGCGCCTCGGCGACGAGCACTCAGTCCAGCAGCGGCACCACGTACATGGCGACACTCAATCCGCTCAACCACGCCGGCGGCTCGGGCATGCTGATGCTCCAGCTGAACGGGTCTCAGGCCGTCATCACCGAGGACGTGAAGGGCCTGGCCGCCACGTTCATGAACGCGCCGTTCCCGCACGTGCAGCACATCCACATCAACGGGATGGGCATGTGCCCGACCGCCTCCGCGGACAAGAACGGCGACGGCGTCGTCAGCACCACCGAGGGTGGCCCCGCCTACGGGGCGATCGGCACCACGCTGAGCCTGACCGGCGACACCAGCCCGGCGGCCGGCACCGACATCAAGATCGCGCCGTCCGGCGCGGACTTCCACTACTCCCGCACCATCACCCTCGACGCGGCCACCGTGGCTTCGCTCAAGGCGGGCAAGGCCGTCATCGTGGTCCACGGCCTGGATCCGACGACGCTGAGCGCCAAGGCCCAGGCCGAGCCCAGCGACCTGGTGCCCTCGCTGCCGCTGGCCGCGACCTCCCCCGCTTTGTGCGGGCCGCTGGCCGTCTCCCAGATGGCCATGGTTCCCAGTGGTGGCGTGAACACCGGTGGCGGCGGGACCTCCGGAACCCACGACGTGGGGCTCTACGCGGCCGGTGCGGGCCTGGCAGCCGCCGCCGGAGGCGTGCTGGTCCTGCGTCGACGCACCAACGTCGAGAAGTAGATGCCCATGTCCTGGGCGGCACGACAGTTCGGTCGTGGCCGCCGGCGCCTGCTGGCGTCGGCGGCCGCCGCCCTGCTCACGGCGGCGGGAGGGACGGTGGCCCTCGGCCTCTCCGGCCAGCAGCACGCGCCCCAGCCGCCGGCCTCGGCCGCGCTGCCGGCCGCCGCGCCGCGCGCGACCACCAGCGTTCCGACGGCACCGGCCGCCCACGCCGCGACTCCGACCGCGATCAGCATCCCGGCGATCGGCGTGCACCATGCACTGCTGAGCCTGGGTCAGAACTCTGACGGCACCCTGCAAGTACCCCCGATGTCGGACGTGTCGGCCCCCGGCTGGGACCGGAACTCACCGAGTCCCGGCCAAGTCGGCCCCGCGGTCATCGTCGGCCACATCGACGGCACCACCGGGGCTGAGGGCGTGTTCTACGCACTGGGTGCGCTGCGTCCCGGCGACACCGTGGCCGTCACCCGGAGCGACGGCACCGTGGCCGTGTTCCGGATCGACGGTGTCAACACCTACTCCAAGGCCGCATTCCCCACCCTGACGGTCTACGGCAACACCACCGATCCCCAGCTCCGGCTGATCACCTGCGGCGGTCGGTTCGACCACGCCACCCAGCACTACCTGGACAACACCGTCGCCTTCGCCACCCTCACCGGCATCCACCGGGGCTGACCACACGAGGAGGAGACGATGAACACCCGAAAACGAACCGTCGGATCTGCCGCGGCCCCCATTGGACGACACGGCATCCGCGTCTGCGCGCTCGCCGCCGCGGCCGCGATCGGGGCACTGGCAGCGGGATGCGCCTCGGGGAGCGCCCTCAGCTCCGCCGCATCCGGCGCGGCCGCATCGGCGAGCGCACCGGCGCACGCCGACGTCCTGACGCCCCCGAGCGCTTCGACGCCGCCGGGGATGCCGATGCCCGGCGCGGCACAGGCCACCGCACCCTCGGCGACCGCGCTCATGGTGTGCTCACCCGAGATCCGCAAGGACGTCACGAAGATCCTGACACCGGCGAACGCGCCCACCACGACCACCACCTGGACCGACCACCTCTACACCTGCACCTACCACCTGCCGACCGGCCAACTCGTGCTGACGGTGAAGGAATCACCGGACGCGGCGAGTGCGACCAGCTACTTCGAAGCACTGCGTACCCGCCTGGGCCGCACCACGCCGCTGACCGTCGCCCAGGCCCTGGGCAACCCCGGCTACGAATCCCCGGGCGGCACGGTCGTCATCCTCAAGGACGGCAAGACCCTTCGCGTCGACGCCACCCGCTTGCCGGCCGCGTCGGGACCACACCACCTCTCCCGGTCCGATCTGGCCTACGAGATCGCCAGCGACATCCTCGGATGCTGGAACGAGTAGCCCACGATCCACGGCCCGGTTCACCCGCAAGGAACTGACATGCCAAGAATTCCGCTCCGC
This genomic interval from Streptacidiphilus rugosus AM-16 contains the following:
- a CDS encoding class F sortase, giving the protein MSWAARQFGRGRRRLLASAAAALLTAAGGTVALGLSGQQHAPQPPASAALPAAAPRATTSVPTAPAAHAATPTAISIPAIGVHHALLSLGQNSDGTLQVPPMSDVSAPGWDRNSPSPGQVGPAVIVGHIDGTTGAEGVFYALGALRPGDTVAVTRSDGTVAVFRIDGVNTYSKAAFPTLTVYGNTTDPQLRLITCGGRFDHATQHYLDNTVAFATLTGIHRG